In one window of Streptomyces sp. FXJ1.172 DNA:
- a CDS encoding GNAT family N-acetyltransferase: MTDTFPPDLTVRPAIPEDRPTVERLWLMFHHDLSEFQGALPGPDGTFRNERVESAFTRPDWVPYLFVSDGRPAGFAFVRALYAPVRVLNSFFVVRGARRLGIGTRAVREVVRRHPGNWEIAFQDANPAAVRFWPHVARELAGDAWTRRLRPVPDRPELPPDVWISFAVTG, from the coding sequence ATGACCGACACATTCCCACCGGACCTGACCGTCCGCCCCGCGATCCCTGAGGACCGGCCCACCGTCGAGCGGCTGTGGCTGATGTTCCACCACGACCTGTCCGAGTTCCAGGGCGCCCTGCCCGGCCCGGACGGCACCTTTCGCAATGAGCGGGTCGAGTCCGCCTTCACCCGGCCGGACTGGGTGCCGTACCTGTTCGTCAGCGACGGGCGGCCGGCCGGCTTCGCGTTCGTGCGCGCGCTGTACGCGCCGGTGCGGGTGCTCAACAGTTTCTTCGTCGTGCGCGGGGCGCGCCGCCTCGGGATCGGGACGCGGGCCGTACGGGAAGTGGTGCGCCGGCACCCCGGGAACTGGGAGATCGCCTTCCAGGACGCCAATCCGGCCGCCGTACGGTTCTGGCCGCACGTCGCCCGGGAGCTGGCCGGGGACGCCTGGACACGCCGGCTCCGGCCGGTACCGGACCGGCCGGAGCTGCCCCCGGACGTGTGGATCTCGTTCGCCGTGACCGGCTGA
- a CDS encoding ArsR/SmtB family transcription factor, with translation MDKVFRALADDTRRRLLDRLHENNGQTLGELCERIAMTRQAVTQHLAVLEAANLISTVRRGREKLHYLNPVPLHEIQERWIDKFERPRLSALGALKRRAEEAMTGKPSFVYVTYIASTPEKVWEALTDADLTAAYWGHRNESDWRPGSRWAHVRTDGSGVEDVVGRVVESEPPTRLVTTWAAPAEEDREDRHSRVAFEIQPYEDIVRLTVVHEDLNDEGERSQVGAGWPAVLSNLKSLLETGRVLPQEPWLVPSG, from the coding sequence ATGGACAAGGTCTTCAGGGCGCTGGCCGACGACACGCGAAGGCGCCTGCTGGACCGGCTCCACGAGAACAACGGCCAGACCCTGGGTGAGCTGTGCGAGCGCATCGCCATGACGCGCCAGGCGGTCACCCAGCATCTGGCCGTCCTGGAGGCCGCCAACCTGATCAGCACGGTGCGGCGGGGGCGGGAAAAGCTGCACTACCTCAACCCCGTGCCGCTCCATGAGATCCAGGAGCGGTGGATCGACAAGTTCGAGCGCCCGCGCCTGAGCGCGCTCGGCGCCCTGAAGCGACGAGCCGAGGAAGCCATGACCGGCAAGCCCAGCTTTGTGTACGTCACCTACATCGCGAGCACGCCCGAGAAGGTCTGGGAGGCGCTCACCGACGCCGACCTGACCGCCGCCTACTGGGGCCACCGCAACGAGTCCGACTGGCGGCCCGGCTCGCGCTGGGCGCATGTGCGCACCGACGGCTCCGGCGTCGAGGACGTCGTCGGCCGGGTCGTCGAGAGCGAGCCGCCGACCCGGCTGGTCACCACCTGGGCCGCGCCCGCCGAGGAGGACCGGGAGGACCGGCACTCCCGGGTCGCCTTCGAGATCCAGCCGTACGAGGACATCGTCCGGCTGACCGTCGTCCACGAGGACCTCAATGACGAGGGCGAGCGCTCGCAGGTCGGCGCCGGCTGGCCGGCCGTGCTGTCCAACCTCAAGTCGCTGCTGGAGACCGGCCGGGTCCTGCCGCAGGAGCCGTGGCTGGTGCCGAGCGGCTGA
- a CDS encoding SPW repeat protein — protein MANVSHRGDMATHPDVSEMRARYARMLGGRDVALVDGPVFLLGLYCAASPWIVHYTASQPSLMTHNLIMGIAIGLLALGFTRAPERMYGLSWAMCALGIWMIIAPWIVGSGPDKGVIINNVVIGALALVLGLVCAGTAAKSAPTP, from the coding sequence ATGGCCAACGTCTCGCACAGGGGTGACATGGCGACCCACCCCGATGTCTCCGAAATGCGGGCCCGCTACGCCCGCATGCTCGGCGGTCGTGATGTGGCGCTCGTGGACGGGCCGGTGTTCCTGCTCGGCCTGTACTGCGCGGCATCTCCGTGGATCGTGCATTACACGGCGAGCCAGCCCTCACTCATGACCCACAACCTGATCATGGGGATAGCGATAGGCCTGCTCGCCCTCGGCTTCACCAGGGCCCCCGAGCGGATGTACGGCCTCAGCTGGGCCATGTGCGCCCTGGGCATCTGGATGATCATCGCTCCCTGGATCGTGGGCAGCGGCCCCGACAAGGGCGTGATCATCAACAACGTCGTCATCGGCGCACTGGCGCTCGTCCTGGGACTGGTCTGCGCCGGCACGGCGGCGAAGAGCGCACCCACGCCGTAA
- a CDS encoding putative leader peptide, giving the protein MRLDLTRRRHVDLARVSSASCRAAA; this is encoded by the coding sequence ATGCGACTGGACCTCACGCGGCGACGCCATGTCGACCTCGCACGCGTTTCCAGCGCCTCCTGTCGCGCCGCGGCCTGA
- the ssuE gene encoding NADPH-dependent FMN reductase, whose protein sequence is MATVLSVSGSPSATSRTGRLLRHLDQRLIAQGHEVIPLDVRTLPAEALLGADVRHPAIVRVAALLARADGVLIGTPIYKASYSGVLKALLDLLPQYALTGKTVLPLATGGSTAHVLAIDYALRPVLNSMGAAHIVQGWFTLDKDITVGEDGSVTLARATAEALGQVVDQFSAALGRTPVLAAAS, encoded by the coding sequence ATGGCCACCGTCCTGTCCGTCTCCGGCAGCCCCTCCGCCACCTCGCGCACCGGCCGCCTGCTGCGCCACCTGGACCAGCGGCTCATCGCCCAGGGCCACGAGGTGATCCCGCTCGACGTCCGTACCCTGCCGGCCGAGGCCCTGCTCGGTGCCGACGTACGGCACCCCGCCATCGTCCGGGTCGCCGCACTGCTCGCCCGCGCCGACGGCGTCCTGATCGGCACCCCGATCTACAAGGCGTCGTACTCCGGGGTGCTCAAGGCGCTGCTCGACCTGCTTCCGCAGTACGCCCTGACCGGCAAGACCGTGCTGCCGCTCGCCACCGGCGGCTCCACCGCCCATGTCCTCGCCATCGACTACGCGCTGCGCCCGGTGCTCAACTCCATGGGCGCCGCACACATAGTTCAGGGCTGGTTCACCCTCGACAAGGACATCACCGTGGGCGAGGACGGCTCGGTGACCCTCGCCCGCGCCACCGCCGAGGCGCTCGGTCAGGTGGTGGACCAGTTCTCGGCCGCCCTCGGCCGGACCCCGGTCCTGGCGGCCGCGAGCTGA
- a CDS encoding LLM class flavin-dependent oxidoreductase has protein sequence MSLTFHWFLPANGDSRHVVGGGHGTPATASGRDRPPTVAYLSQIARAAEQLGFAAALTPTGAWCEDAWLTTAMVSQNSERLKFLVAFRPGSVSPTLAAQMASTFQRQSGGRLLLNVVTGGESHEQRAYGDFLDKDARYRRTGEFLHIVRQLWEGKSVDLHGEHLQVEDAKLSRVPDPVPEVYFGGSSPAAGEVAARYADVYLTWGEPPAQVAEKIAGIRKLAAEHGRTLRFGIRLHVITRDTSAEAWAEVDRLLDGFDRETVEAVQAGLARSESEGQQRMLALHGGSREGLEIHPNLWAGIGLVRGGAGTALVGSHDEVVERIKEYHALGIDEFVLSGYPHLEEAYWFGEGVLPRLAAQGLWRHPDGTTSGASPQVPFAN, from the coding sequence GTGTCCCTCACCTTCCACTGGTTCCTGCCCGCCAACGGCGACAGCCGTCATGTCGTCGGCGGTGGCCACGGCACCCCGGCCACCGCCTCCGGCCGGGACCGGCCGCCCACGGTCGCCTACCTGAGCCAGATCGCCCGGGCCGCCGAGCAGCTCGGCTTCGCCGCCGCGCTCACGCCGACCGGGGCCTGGTGCGAGGACGCATGGCTGACCACCGCCATGGTCAGCCAGAACTCCGAGCGGCTGAAGTTCCTGGTCGCGTTCCGGCCCGGCTCGGTCTCCCCGACGCTCGCCGCGCAGATGGCGTCCACCTTCCAGCGGCAGAGCGGCGGACGGCTGCTGCTCAACGTCGTCACCGGCGGCGAGAGCCATGAGCAGCGGGCCTACGGCGACTTCCTCGACAAGGACGCCCGCTACCGCCGTACCGGTGAATTCCTGCACATCGTGCGGCAGTTGTGGGAGGGCAAGAGCGTCGATCTGCACGGGGAGCACCTCCAGGTGGAGGACGCGAAGCTCAGCCGGGTGCCCGACCCGGTGCCCGAGGTGTACTTCGGCGGTTCCTCGCCCGCCGCCGGCGAGGTCGCGGCCCGGTACGCCGATGTGTACCTCACCTGGGGCGAGCCGCCCGCCCAGGTCGCCGAGAAGATCGCCGGGATCCGCAAACTGGCCGCGGAGCACGGCCGTACCCTGCGCTTCGGCATCCGGCTGCACGTCATCACCCGGGACACCTCCGCCGAGGCCTGGGCGGAGGTGGACCGGCTGCTCGACGGCTTCGACCGGGAGACGGTGGAGGCCGTGCAGGCGGGGCTCGCGCGCAGCGAGTCCGAGGGCCAGCAGCGCATGCTCGCCCTGCACGGCGGCAGCCGGGAGGGCCTGGAGATCCATCCCAACCTGTGGGCCGGCATCGGCCTGGTGCGCGGCGGCGCGGGCACGGCCCTGGTCGGCAGTCATGACGAGGTGGTCGAGCGGATCAAGGAGTACCACGCCCTCGGCATCGACGAGTTCGTCCTCTCCGGCTATCCGCACCTGGAGGAGGCGTACTGGTTCGGCGAGGGCGTGCTGCCCCGGCTCGCCGCGCAGGGACTGTGGAGGCATCCCGACGGCACGACGTCCGGCGCCTCGCCGCAGGTGCCGTTCGCCAACTGA
- a CDS encoding aldehyde dehydrogenase family protein: MNHPAIEQPADIVSRLRATFATGRTKPVEWRTGQLRRLRALLTDRGADLAAALHADLGKSRTEAYRTEIDFTIREIDHTLDHLQEWLRPEPAPVPAHLGADATAWTQYDPLGVVLVIAPWNYPAQLLLAPVVGALASGNAVVAKPSELAPATSAALAELIPAYLDTDAVAVVEGGIPETTALLAERFDHIFYTGNGTVGRIVMRAAAEHLTPVTLELGGKSPVFVDRGADLDVVADRLARGKFLNAGQTCVAPDYVLTDPETAAALEPALVRAVEALFGTDPAASPEYGRIINERHFDRLCALLDSGRVATGGASDRTAKYIAPTVLADVDPASPVMREEIFGPILPIVTVPGLDEAIAFINDRDKPLALYVFSESGRTRGRIAAETSSGGLGYGLPLAHLTVSDLPFGGVGESGMGNYHGPYSIETFSHRKAVLDKPLG; encoded by the coding sequence GTGAACCACCCCGCCATCGAGCAGCCCGCCGACATCGTGTCCCGGCTGCGCGCCACCTTCGCCACCGGCCGCACCAAGCCCGTCGAGTGGCGCACCGGCCAGCTGCGCCGCCTGCGCGCGCTGCTCACGGACCGCGGCGCCGACCTCGCCGCCGCCCTCCACGCCGACCTGGGCAAGAGCCGCACCGAGGCCTACCGCACCGAGATCGACTTCACGATCCGGGAGATCGACCACACCCTCGACCACCTTCAGGAGTGGCTGCGCCCGGAACCCGCGCCGGTCCCGGCCCACCTCGGCGCCGACGCCACGGCCTGGACGCAGTACGACCCCCTCGGTGTCGTCCTCGTCATCGCGCCCTGGAACTACCCGGCGCAGCTGCTGCTCGCCCCGGTGGTCGGCGCGCTGGCCTCGGGCAACGCGGTCGTCGCCAAGCCGAGCGAGCTGGCCCCGGCCACCTCGGCCGCCCTGGCCGAGCTGATCCCGGCCTACCTCGACACCGATGCGGTCGCCGTGGTCGAGGGCGGCATCCCGGAGACCACGGCCCTGCTGGCCGAGCGCTTCGACCACATCTTCTACACCGGCAACGGCACCGTCGGCCGCATCGTGATGCGTGCCGCCGCCGAGCACCTCACCCCGGTCACCCTCGAACTCGGCGGCAAGTCCCCGGTGTTCGTGGACCGGGGCGCCGACCTCGACGTGGTCGCGGACCGGCTCGCCCGCGGCAAGTTCCTGAACGCCGGGCAGACCTGTGTGGCCCCCGACTACGTCCTGACCGACCCGGAGACCGCCGCCGCCCTGGAGCCCGCGCTGGTGCGCGCGGTCGAGGCGCTGTTCGGCACCGACCCGGCGGCCTCGCCCGAGTACGGCCGGATCATCAACGAGCGCCACTTCGACCGCCTCTGCGCCCTGCTCGACTCGGGCCGCGTGGCGACAGGCGGCGCGAGTGACCGTACGGCCAAGTACATCGCCCCGACCGTCCTGGCGGACGTCGACCCGGCGTCGCCCGTCATGCGGGAGGAGATCTTCGGCCCGATCCTGCCGATCGTCACCGTGCCCGGCCTGGACGAGGCGATCGCCTTCATCAACGACCGCGACAAGCCGCTCGCCCTGTACGTCTTCAGCGAGTCCGGGCGCACGCGCGGGCGCATCGCCGCCGAGACCTCCTCCGGCGGCCTCGGGTACGGCCTGCCGCTCGCCCATCTCACCGTCTCCGACCTGCCGTTCGGCGGCGTGGGGGAGAGCGGTATGGGCAACTACCACGGCCCCTACTCCATCGAGACCTTCAGCCACCGCAAGGCTGTGCTGGACAAGCCGCTCGGCTGA
- a CDS encoding BlaI/MecI/CopY family transcriptional regulator: MTEAKDERRPAGELEASVMAALWAAGTPQTPGQVQSSLGTDLARTTVTTILTRLHDKGVVERHRQGRGYAYLPVRDVQDAQGLTARRMHSELDRDKDRETVLARFVAQLSPDDERVLRDLLEPDER; encoded by the coding sequence ATGACCGAGGCGAAGGACGAGCGCCGGCCGGCCGGTGAACTCGAGGCGAGCGTCATGGCCGCACTCTGGGCCGCCGGCACGCCCCAGACCCCCGGCCAGGTCCAGTCGAGCCTCGGCACGGACCTGGCCCGTACGACGGTGACGACGATCCTCACGCGGCTGCACGACAAGGGAGTGGTCGAGCGGCACCGCCAGGGGCGCGGGTACGCCTACCTGCCGGTGCGTGACGTCCAGGACGCCCAAGGCCTGACCGCGCGCCGCATGCACAGCGAGCTGGACCGCGACAAGGACCGCGAGACCGTGCTGGCCCGCTTCGTCGCCCAGCTCAGCCCCGACGACGAACGCGTCCTGCGGGATCTGCTCGAACCCGACGAACGATGA
- a CDS encoding M48 family metalloprotease — protein sequence MTALLLLPLLLPFALPALARRALDRLAPVAALWAVTLCAIVLAGCSLTALGAFVLIGLLQLPLFAALGELVRPLHTASALVVLPAAATSVGVLAVCGWTLVRSVLRQARAFRAARTQAGHGPAAGDLCVVDSPRPDAYALPGRPHRIVVTTAMLRSLDGLEREALFAHERAHNDGGHHYFLAAAELAAHCHPALRPVRETIRLAAERAADEAAAARVGDRRLTARAIARAALAGQAAPTERPDFAAAATTGPVPQRVQALLTAAPRTPRAGRAIAAVLLVCTAVSCVAAGTGMADVHHRVEIAQGDENP from the coding sequence ATGACCGCGCTGCTTCTGCTGCCCCTGCTGCTGCCGTTCGCCCTGCCGGCCCTGGCCCGCCGGGCCCTGGACCGGCTGGCCCCCGTCGCCGCGCTGTGGGCCGTCACCCTCTGTGCGATCGTCCTCGCGGGCTGCTCACTGACCGCGCTCGGCGCGTTCGTCCTGATCGGGCTGCTCCAACTCCCGCTCTTCGCCGCGCTCGGCGAACTGGTCCGCCCGCTGCACACCGCCTCGGCCCTCGTCGTCCTGCCGGCCGCCGCGACCTCCGTGGGTGTCCTCGCCGTGTGCGGCTGGACCCTGGTCCGCTCGGTGCTGCGCCAGGCGCGCGCCTTCCGCGCCGCGCGCACCCAGGCCGGGCACGGCCCCGCCGCCGGCGATCTGTGCGTGGTGGACTCGCCCCGCCCGGACGCCTACGCCCTGCCGGGCCGCCCGCACCGCATCGTCGTCACCACCGCCATGCTGCGGAGCCTGGACGGCCTCGAACGCGAGGCGCTGTTCGCCCACGAGCGGGCGCACAACGACGGCGGCCACCACTACTTCCTCGCCGCCGCCGAACTCGCCGCCCACTGCCACCCCGCCCTGCGACCGGTCCGCGAGACGATCCGCCTCGCCGCCGAGCGCGCCGCCGACGAGGCCGCCGCGGCCCGGGTCGGCGACCGGCGGCTGACCGCCCGGGCCATCGCCCGCGCGGCCCTCGCCGGACAGGCCGCGCCCACCGAGCGGCCCGACTTCGCGGCCGCCGCGACCACCGGACCCGTCCCGCAGCGGGTCCAGGCCCTGCTGACCGCCGCCCCGCGCACCCCCCGGGCCGGCCGTGCGATCGCCGCTGTCCTCCTCGTCTGCACCGCCGTCTCCTGTGTGGCCGCGGGCACCGGGATGGCCGACGTCCACCACCGTGTGGAGATCGCCCAGGGCGACGAGAACCCCTGA
- a CDS encoding VOC family protein encodes MRRVALVTLVVDDYDEAIRFYTEALGFRLAEDAPRPDGSRWVVVEPGGDGSGTGLLLARAKGEEQRARVGDQTGGRVGFFLHTDDFARDHARMAAAGVTFLEQPRHEPYGTVAVFQDLYGNRWDLLQPADH; translated from the coding sequence ATGCGACGCGTCGCCCTGGTCACCCTCGTCGTGGACGACTACGACGAGGCCATCCGCTTCTACACCGAGGCCCTCGGCTTCCGCCTGGCCGAGGACGCCCCGCGCCCGGACGGCTCGCGCTGGGTCGTCGTCGAGCCGGGCGGTGACGGCTCCGGCACCGGGCTGCTGCTCGCCCGGGCCAAGGGCGAGGAGCAGCGGGCCCGCGTCGGCGACCAGACCGGCGGACGTGTCGGCTTCTTCCTGCACACCGACGACTTCGCCCGCGACCACGCCCGCATGGCCGCGGCCGGCGTGACCTTCCTGGAGCAGCCGCGGCACGAGCCGTACGGCACCGTCGCCGTCTTCCAGGACCTCTACGGCAACCGCTGGGACCTGCTCCAGCCCGCCGACCACTGA
- a CDS encoding adenosine deaminase, which yields MTEPRIDTETLRRLPKAVLHDHLDGGLRPATVVELAAEIGHTLPTTDPDELAAWYVEAAGSGDLVRYIATFEHTLAVMQTREGLLRTAEEYVLDLAADGVVYAEVRYAPELNTRGGLALSEVVETVQEGLAAGMAKAAAAGTPVRVGTLLCGMRMFDRVREAADLAVAYRDAGVVGFDIAGAEDGFPPADHLAAFEHLRRENVPFTIHAGEAHGLPSIHQALQVCGAQRIGHGVRLTEDIPDLAAGKLGRLASWVRDRRVALEMCPTSNLQTGCATSIAEHPITALKDLGFRVTVNTDNRLVSGTTMTREMSLLVEEAGWTVEDLRTVTVNALKSAFIPFDARKALIEDVVLPGYAAVL from the coding sequence ATGACCGAGCCCCGCATCGACACCGAGACCCTCCGCCGGCTCCCCAAGGCCGTGCTGCACGACCACCTCGACGGCGGCCTGCGCCCCGCCACCGTCGTCGAACTCGCGGCGGAGATCGGTCACACCCTGCCCACCACCGACCCCGACGAGCTGGCCGCCTGGTACGTCGAGGCCGCCGGCTCCGGCGACCTGGTCCGCTACATCGCCACCTTCGAGCACACCCTCGCCGTCATGCAGACCCGTGAGGGCCTGCTGCGCACCGCCGAGGAGTATGTGCTGGACCTGGCCGCCGACGGTGTCGTCTACGCCGAGGTGCGCTACGCCCCCGAGCTGAACACCAGGGGCGGGCTCGCGCTCAGCGAGGTCGTGGAGACCGTGCAGGAGGGCCTCGCCGCCGGCATGGCCAAGGCGGCCGCCGCCGGCACCCCCGTCCGCGTCGGCACCCTGCTGTGCGGCATGCGGATGTTCGACCGGGTCCGCGAGGCCGCCGACCTCGCCGTCGCCTACCGCGACGCCGGTGTCGTCGGCTTCGACATCGCCGGCGCCGAGGACGGCTTCCCGCCCGCCGACCACCTGGCCGCCTTCGAGCACCTGCGCCGTGAGAACGTGCCGTTCACCATCCACGCCGGCGAGGCCCACGGCCTGCCCAGCATCCACCAGGCCCTGCAGGTGTGCGGCGCCCAGCGCATCGGCCACGGTGTGCGCCTGACGGAGGACATCCCCGACCTCGCGGCCGGCAAGCTCGGCCGGCTCGCGTCCTGGGTGCGCGACCGCCGTGTCGCGCTGGAGATGTGCCCGACGTCCAACCTCCAGACGGGCTGCGCCACTTCGATCGCCGAGCACCCGATCACGGCCCTGAAGGACCTCGGCTTCCGGGTCACCGTGAACACCGACAACCGCCTGGTGTCGGGGACGACGATGACCCGGGAGATGTCCCTGCTCGTCGAGGAGGCGGGCTGGACGGTGGAGGACCTGCGCACGGTCACGGTGAACGCCCTCAAGAGCGCGTTCATCCCGTTCGACGCGCGCAAGGCCCTCATCGAGGACGTCGTCCTGCCGGGTTACGCGGCCGTGCTCTGA
- a CDS encoding mycothiol transferase, which yields MHAKDILIDGYGRIQEEVHAALDGLGPDELNHRPTPGANSIAWLVWHLTRVQDDHIADAFGLDQVWLSQEWQKRFGLDLPAHDHGYGHTPAQVAKVKVDSAELLTGYHDAVHEQTLGVLRSLAAKDLERIVDERWDPPVTLGVRLVSVLSDDLQHVGQAAYLRGLGQSTAA from the coding sequence ATGCATGCCAAGGACATCCTCATCGACGGCTACGGCCGCATCCAGGAAGAAGTCCATGCCGCCCTCGACGGCCTCGGACCGGACGAGCTGAACCACCGGCCGACGCCCGGCGCCAACTCCATCGCCTGGCTCGTCTGGCACCTGACCCGGGTGCAGGACGACCACATCGCCGACGCCTTCGGCCTCGATCAGGTCTGGCTCTCCCAGGAGTGGCAGAAGCGTTTCGGCCTCGACCTGCCCGCGCACGACCACGGGTACGGGCACACCCCCGCACAGGTCGCGAAGGTGAAGGTCGACTCGGCCGAGCTGCTGACCGGGTATCACGACGCGGTCCACGAGCAGACCCTCGGCGTACTGCGCTCACTTGCCGCCAAGGACCTGGAACGGATCGTGGACGAGCGCTGGGATCCCCCGGTCACACTGGGCGTCCGCCTGGTGAGCGTCCTGTCCGACGACCTTCAGCACGTCGGACAGGCCGCCTACCTCAGGGGACTGGGTCAGAGCACGGCCGCGTAA
- a CDS encoding TetR/AcrR family transcriptional regulator, with protein sequence MTARREPISRRERPAKPALSRRWIVDTAVRIMRAEGLRKVTMRRLAQELDTGPASLYVYVANTAELHAAVLDSLLGEVDLTGRDVGEDWREQLRAVMTSYTQVLFEHPQLARAALVARPSGENYLRLVERILDLLSESGAGREQVAWGVDKLLQDATATAAEHSTREHDPASEDDWNATVRALHAVDAATHPAITAHMPALIGGSVADRIRWSFDVLVNGITHTPVPGAGG encoded by the coding sequence ATGACTGCCAGAAGAGAGCCGATCAGCCGCCGGGAGCGGCCGGCGAAGCCCGCCCTGTCCCGGCGCTGGATTGTGGACACCGCCGTGCGGATCATGCGGGCGGAGGGGCTGAGGAAGGTCACGATGCGCCGCCTGGCGCAGGAGCTGGATACCGGCCCGGCGTCGCTGTACGTCTATGTCGCCAACACCGCCGAGCTGCACGCAGCCGTTCTGGATTCCCTGCTCGGCGAGGTCGACCTGACCGGGCGGGACGTCGGTGAGGACTGGCGCGAGCAGCTTCGTGCCGTCATGACGTCGTACACCCAGGTGCTGTTCGAGCACCCGCAGCTGGCGCGGGCCGCGCTCGTCGCCCGCCCGAGCGGGGAGAACTACCTGCGCCTGGTGGAGCGCATCCTCGATCTCCTCTCGGAAAGCGGCGCCGGTCGCGAGCAAGTCGCCTGGGGGGTGGACAAGCTGCTCCAGGATGCGACGGCCACCGCTGCCGAGCACTCGACGCGTGAGCACGATCCCGCTTCCGAGGACGACTGGAACGCCACGGTGCGTGCACTTCACGCCGTGGACGCCGCCACGCATCCGGCGATCACCGCGCACATGCCCGCCCTGATCGGCGGCTCGGTGGCGGACAGGATCCGCTGGAGCTTCGACGTCCTCGTCAACGGCATCACGCACACGCCCGTTCCGGGCGCAGGAGGCTGA
- a CDS encoding FAD-dependent oxidoreductase, which translates to MSTSHFPIAIIGAGLGGLTAARVLHVNGIESAIFELEASAAARTQGGMLDIHEENGQKALHAAGLHDDFLKIVHQGGQAMRLLGPDGTVHVAEEDDGTGGRPEVDRGDLRDLLLGSLPDGTIHWGRKVTGARALDDGRHEVTFADGSAITTDLLIGADGAWSRIRPLVCDAWPAYTGISFVETDLFDADTRHPRSAAVIGGGFFIALGGERGVLAHRESDGSLHVYTALKADEGWLDTVDFTDHAAAKAAVLAHFEGWDEGLRALVADADTITPRRIHALPLGRRWDRVPGVTLLGDAAHLMSPFAGEGANLAMLDGAELALTIAAHPGDTEAALAAYEEALFPRSEASAAESAANLDTMFGERGLEQMVAFFTSDPAAQ; encoded by the coding sequence GTGAGCACCAGCCATTTCCCGATCGCGATCATCGGTGCAGGTCTCGGCGGCCTGACCGCCGCCCGTGTCCTGCACGTCAACGGCATCGAGTCGGCGATCTTCGAACTGGAGGCGTCGGCAGCGGCCCGTACGCAGGGCGGGATGCTCGACATCCATGAGGAGAACGGGCAGAAGGCCCTGCACGCCGCCGGCCTCCACGACGACTTCCTCAAGATCGTCCACCAGGGAGGTCAGGCCATGCGTCTCCTCGGCCCCGACGGCACGGTGCACGTGGCCGAGGAGGACGACGGCACCGGCGGCCGGCCCGAGGTGGACCGCGGCGACCTGCGTGACCTGCTGCTCGGCTCCCTGCCCGACGGCACGATCCACTGGGGCCGGAAGGTCACCGGCGCCCGGGCGCTGGACGACGGGCGCCACGAGGTGACGTTCGCCGACGGCTCGGCCATCACCACCGATCTCCTGATCGGCGCGGACGGCGCCTGGTCCCGGATCCGGCCGCTGGTCTGCGACGCCTGGCCCGCCTACACCGGCATCTCCTTCGTCGAGACCGACCTGTTCGACGCCGACACCCGCCACCCGCGCAGCGCCGCGGTCATCGGCGGCGGGTTCTTCATCGCCCTGGGGGGCGAACGCGGTGTCCTCGCGCACCGGGAGAGCGACGGCAGTCTCCACGTCTACACGGCGCTCAAGGCCGACGAAGGCTGGCTGGACACGGTCGACTTCACCGACCACGCTGCCGCCAAGGCCGCGGTTCTCGCCCACTTCGAGGGCTGGGACGAGGGCCTGCGCGCCCTGGTCGCCGACGCGGACACGATCACACCTCGCCGTATCCACGCCCTGCCCCTCGGACGCCGCTGGGACCGCGTCCCGGGCGTGACGCTGCTTGGTGACGCCGCCCACCTGATGTCCCCCTTCGCCGGGGAGGGCGCCAACCTCGCCATGCTCGACGGCGCCGAACTCGCCCTGACCATCGCCGCCCACCCCGGCGACACCGAAGCCGCCCTGGCAGCGTACGAGGAGGCACTCTTCCCGCGCAGCGAGGCGTCCGCCGCCGAGTCCGCCGCCAACCTGGACACCATGTTCGGCGAGCGCGGCCTGGAGCAGATGGTCGCCTTCTTCACCTCCGACCCGGCAGCCCAGTGA